NNNNNNNNNNNNNNNNNNNNNNNNNNNNNNNNNNNNNNNNNNNNNNNNNNNNNNNNNNNNNNNNNNNNNNNNNNNNNNNNNNNNNNNNNNNNNNNNNNNNNNNNNNNNNNNNNNNNNNNNNNNNNNNNNNNNNNNNNNNNNNNNNNNNNNNNNNNNNNNNNNNNNNNNNNNNNNNNNNNNNNNNNNNNNNNNNNNNNNNNNNNNNNNNNNNNNNNNNNNNNNNNNNNNNNNNNNNNNNNNNNNNNNNNNNNNNNNNNNNNNNNNNNNNNNNNNNNNNNNNNNNNNNNNNNNNNNNNNNNNNNNNNNNNNNNNNNNNNNNNNNNNNNNNNNNNNNNNNNNNNNNNNNNNNNNNNNNNNNNNNNNNNNNNNNNNNNNNNNNNNNNNNNNNNNNNNNNNNNNNNNNNNNNNNNNNNNNNNNNNNNNNNNNNNNNNNNNNNNNNNNNNNNNNNNNNNNNNNNNNNNNNNNNNNNNNNNNNNNNNNNNNNNNNNNNNNNNNNNNNNNNNNNNNNNNNNNNNNNNNNNNNNNNNNNNNNNNNNNNNNNNNNNNNNNNNNNNNNNNNNNNNNNNNNNNNNNNNNNNNNNNNNNNNNNNNNNNNNNNNNNNNNNNNNNNNNNNNNNNNNNNNNNNNNNNNNNNNNNNNNNNNNNNNNNNNNNNNNNNNNNNNNNNNNNNNNNNNNNNNNNNNNNctctccctcgcccccggcggccaccatgggcgccgcccctccccgagcccatacacacacacacacacgtacatatgtatgaattaatgcatgtatatattaatatatacgtattttgtatgtttaattagtttagattttttagattattattttttcactagtatatatgtatgaatgcatgttagatggatataattagtatggaaattttttatataatgttgtttttcagttttttaatggatgtataaaagttgtgttttctgtttttagtgttagatgcttaattagtatgaaatagcatatagaattttgacatatgcaatgatagcataattagtgttatatagaaatgttagaaattttagttatcaaaatccaatcattaaaaaaatgttactttttgcgggcatatagctagtatttgttctcgacgatgcccggcccgcatcctcgtcgtcgacccgtccgcgacacgtccgactgacccatgtccgggactgggctccgccgggctggcactgggaggtgctgcctggaggggcgcgccgcttgatgaggaacccggccccgggtcccgtcgtcgaccctgatcttgtttggtggcgttcgtgtgggccagtttcggtgcggagggagtcggccccgccggaggtggtacgtcgtcgtgtcagggaggaagacgagcacgtccatcgctaaatggttgcgttagagggcggcaggttctccaatacctggcagtttcttcagggatctcacttcagctatgatcttatgagggttccttctctttaggtgtccaccgcccgtgccgcaggaaccgcgagtgtcctagattcttctgtagtattcgatctttaattagctacctagccagtgatgtactattcaatattatatattattcaagacgatgtattcgagattatatctattattcgagacgatgtattcgagattatatctattattcgagacgacgtattcgagattatatctatttttgcctactagctagctacatgtttttgcttacatatgcccgcttaattaagacatgcaaacgtgtgtgcatgcagatttcactggatcttgtgtatcattaaagttgacgccggaacagttgaaatactggactcactactcagagcaaatagtgactataacatcttgtttgggatagtcaacaggtaatttcaatcattattaactatatatctcggcctatttagttcgtcatttcatgatatgaactatttaataacccctttattcattttctttgtcggcgggcagcgcttgggcaaggttcatcagcgtcacggaaggcgaatggaaacgacaactgaaatggtttcgacccaaggtaagtaattaagtagtactagctagctagctagttgccatctctttaattatcatgcttgattaattattaactgatcaaattaaattccattctcgtaataaaggccctgaagcaggcgcaggggactgatctgtgtgcattctgcgtttgcgagaacattcgcatgatgacgtccgaaaggagcagatctcaaagacaggaatgggtacgcttgtcagaacactattcacaatttttacaccattatcgatatctagtcacacaactaatacacatgcatattgatctccttcttaacagttcacagaggtgcgggacaagctcctggaaacggagcgcgtagaagcacttcaagaggaaatagcgggatttttgctcgaccaggtcataaatccgaagggagaatactattacccgctaccgcccccatcgaccaggtcatgaaccacttccaattgtcatcgtgctccgaaggcaccaattaggcaaatgccactggctccgaaggcaacatgcatatgtaggagaaattgtatatagctatacatgtgtgtatgtgtgaattaatatggtggtttgtgagacattgatgatatatatatgattggttctactagaaattctattgatatatatatatatatatatataacgtgtataatgtgtagtatcgtaaaataccagcaaatgaaaaagaaattataaaaccaaaaaaaccccaaacattttagtaccggttggtgttaccaaccggtactaaagggctcccggcccccggagctggctcgtgccacgtggttgccctttagcaccgatttgtgctgaaccggtactaaaggaggggggaggggggagagatttagtgcccacactttagtgccggttatggaaccggtactaaagggccttacgaaccggtgctattgtcaGGTTCTACACTAGTGACCCAACACCATATCCTCACCTCACTCACCTCCGCCCACTCAAAGCCGCTCAAACCACCTACCCCCAAGTCGTCCCACCACTTCGGCCTTAAAGATCTGCCATTGCCCACTTCTCCTCACTTCTCTCCTCTcagatcttcattcgttctcccctTCCCCTGGCCCCTCCAATATACAACATTCAGTTACTACCCTGATCATTCCATTACTGAACGAATCCTCCAGTTGGATCGCAGACCCCCTCATGCAAGATGTCTCTTGATCTGCCCATCGGTTAAAGATTGATAAGATTGGCAGACCACCTGCAGCCCAATGTGAGTCCCCTAACTTCCTCTCTACATGCCAATCATGTTTTTTATCAGAATAATTTGTGTCATGTTCAGTTCATGCCTTTGCAAAATTACTACTTGTGCAAGTCCCACTATTCcttcatttttcttctttttttactcAAAATAAATTGACTTTATTTCTGTTCACGAATGTTGACCATACAATAACTTGCGTGCCCCAAGGAACAACTTCTTCATTTTTATATTTCTGAAGCATACCAGTTCACACTCTGTATTTTTAGAATAATATACCACTCCTTCTCAAGACATAAATCATAAACATTGTCAAAATCTCTAGAGTTTCATTAGGCTTACATAGAGGAAAAAATCAACAACTACGACCAATATATACTTAAATATGCCTATCAATTTCATTTTTTCGGATGTTGATTTTTTAACTAGCAAATTATTAAATTTGTTTCAAATTacatactgaagaaattgccaCAACTATATTGGATATTGCACGATATGTGTAAATAAGCAATCAAATTTTTGATAATGTTCTAAAGACACTTTTATTCACTCAACACAtgtcattttttaaattttttaatcCTAATATTTACAGTACACCTCCTTCTTAAATCATAGTGGTAAAAAAATCTCCTCTGTCCAAATCTCTGAAGTTTTGTCCTAAATTAAACAACTACTTAGGTGCTATTTTTTGAATCTATATTTGTCCACCAAAAAGGTCTCTTTGCAAATTAAGGACTACAGCCTTCAAAGTTTTAAAATCTTTGACTGCAGTTTTTTTTTGAACCAGAGTAGGTTGATTAGTATTTAACAGACCCCAACCAGAACCTCCTACCCTTAGTTGTTACAAGCCAAATCTTCTTCCCTCATAGttaagcactccacatatgcagccATGTCTACATGTTGTAGTTTGTCCACATGTCATCATACTTAAGTACCATGATAAAGCCTGATACATATTCAGGCGCAAAATAATACACACATATCTCTTCTACATAATTGTTCCCCTAATCCATTGTAATCTAGACTTCAGGCGCAAGGACGCCTTTAGGCGGGCATCCTTTGTTCCCTTTCATTCCCAGAACCATCTGCAACACATTGCCCTTCAGTTGTTTATTCCACTCCTACAACCAGTCAACATTCGATATATTAAATTTCTAGCCGGTTATATCATATACATTATATAATAACCATATCTAATAACTATCTTTTCAAAAAGATAGGCAAGTAGGGGAAGAACTTGCCTTTGATCTCCCATTCACCAGCGATTTCCCGTCGAAGTATTTGAAATAGTGCACCATGTCGAACGCAGATTCGTCACTGTGAGATAGAAACCAGTTCTTAATAAAAGAAAGTTTTCATATAAGCACAACACAATAGTAGTAAACAATTAACTTACATGTCTGCTGGCCCATGAAGTTCCTCGTGACACTTGTATGTAAACTTCTCGGGCACCACTTCCCAGCCCTTACAGAACTCTCTTGCACACTTGCCTAATCCAGTAATCAGCTTCTCACAAATGCCACTGTGTTTTTCCAGGAGACGTTCCTCTCCAATGCATGAATCCCTTGGATCAAGGACATGCACAATGCATTCGCTCATGTCAATAGCATACAATGTCCAGTATTGCTCTCTATCCCTTCTCGGCGCCATTATCTAAAATAACCAGTCACACAACTCACTTCATATCAAAACTAATATTCCCACTACAAACTTCTGATTGCAAGTACAAACAatctacttaccatcctgcagcaaCGCAGATCATACCCCCAAACCTCACTTGTGAACATTTCTTTCACCTTTGAATTAGCAAGATAATTTTTGTCATACGCCACCAGCTCCTAAACAGATATTGAATTGTCATTATTAGCAAGGAATCTACTATCAGTAATCAGTTATTGTCCCACAGAACATAACAACTCACCGCCCAGAGAGGTAGCAAGATGTGCCTCCAACGGTTTCGTTGTGCAGGTGTCATCCAAGTCAGCTCAACCTCCCACATCATCCTTATGACCACAACAAATCCTCTGTAATTCAGTCCACACAAACCAGTAAACTGATCTACAAATTCGTCCCCAGTCATCTCCAGCAAATCTGGCTCCTCATGCTTGAACCAAATGCTACAACCACAGTTTTAACCAGTGTCAGTACATCTCACCTGCTACTTTCTAATTCATGTTAAAGAATCAAAATTAGGTCCTCAAAGCTTACCGAGGACGCGTACCCCTGAAAGATTGCTTCATGTTCCGCGACCCCGGGTTGGCCACTGCGTGCCTTATCTCCTTGTAGCATTGCCCTAGTACAAAAGACGAGATTGCAAAAACAACTTTCTTCCTACGTTGTCTCACATATACGCATGGCCTTTTCGCCGGCTGGAAAACTATTTCCTCCTCTCCTGTCATACTAGAAGCCAGCCTTTTCTTCTGCCTAAGTGCCACGTCATCTGACTGGGCTACAAACTCTCCTTCATAATACGTCGGGATGTTCAAATCTGGTATTTCAGCTGTTGCATTCAGATGTCAATATATTATATACATGAACCATAATTCATGCTCCTACCATATAAACTACAAATACTTGTTTAACAATGTTTTTACCATTTATTCTTTGTGTTAAATATGCTTGCGCAAACACGGTCATTGGAACAAATACCCCTTTCCTTTCACACCACTCATCCATTCCCAACTTGTCCCTTGGTAATTTTTTAAGAGGTCCCATCGAATAATCAGAAATACCACCCTTGTCGTCTCCTATGTATTTCAAATTAATTAGGTTGCACTCATCAACTATTAAATGTAATTACATTCTAGTTATTTTTCTGTCATCATCACACAACTTACCAAGTAAGCTCTTTCCAGCGCAATCACCCACTTTCTCCTTCCCTTTAATTTCATTGACAACAGTAGCCGACCCTGCCCGCCATAGAATAAAATATAATGAATTAGTTCGAATGCGAAACTACCCATGCTAGACCAGAACAGATAACTATGTTTTATTGTTTGGACGAACACCTATTCCATATAGGAATAAACACACCTCTAACAACCGCCCATTACATTACTTGTGATGTAAACAACTTGTTCAAACAAGTGTTTCATACCTGCCACACTGCTGTATTTCGAAGCACCGATCCCTTTCAATAAATCCAAGCTTTCTatcttcaaacctgtcaaacattcCGCAACTTTCTTATGTCCGTTTTAATGCAACTGTAATTATACAATTTTCTTTACCTTCGACCAACATATTTCCACagctcttcaaataactaatgttatttttcttcttctccagtCCGATGTTTACGATGCACTCAAACAACTTCCTGAAATCTTCAACAACCCTACTCTTCTCATTATGTAAGTAATTTTCCCTAACCATCCTGGCCATATATGTATTAGCCCCGCCTGCTGTTACTAGCATATCGTGTAAATCCATGCTACGATTTGTACCCTCCAATGCCATTCTTTCCGCATGTGCAATGAACAATGGCATCGCCTGACAGTTGTAAACACAACAATCAGACCATTTATGCTTAACTATTACTCTATTGCAATCCAGTTTATTAATTACTTACACTTGTTGCCATTTCCAGAATATCCGCCTCTCCTTCGTAATCCAAGTCCGGCacgattttcttaggctgaatacaTAATAGTTTCACTGTTAGACATTATATAACaggttttttttttcaattttacaCATTATATACACACTGAATATTAGTTCTTACGAATGACAGCCCCACAAGTTTTTTGTTATTTTCTTACAAATTAACCAATATAATTATAAGGAAATACTGAAAAGAATAATTGCTGTTCTAtcatccaaattaaacaaatttTACTTATTGCATCACAATAGAAAGTCTTTTTTTCTATGCCATGTACTATTACCGATTTGTATTCTGTTCCACGGAACTTATAAAATAGTCAGAATCAAATCCATTCTTGCCACATCAACTTTTAATCTTCCTCAACTCTATATCTACGTCTATGTTATATCGCTCAATTGAGTTTTATATAAAACTTACATAGAACACTTTTTTATAACTATAGCTTAATCCCAATTACATCTCATTTATCACCCATTTACACAAATACCTTCAGCATTCCATATGTTGTTAACCCATCCACCTTTGAACTATTATAATTCACAAGTGCTTCCAGCAAGCTAGCATTGTAGTATTTGATCCTTGGCTCCGCTCGTTCATCAAGCTTTATGAAACCTACGTCAACCGAGTCGAAGAATAGTACCTACATTCAGACCCAAAAAACATCAGTGTTTTCAACTTCCAGCAATTATTGTTGGTTCTCATATATAATCAATAAGGTAATCTCACCATTAGTACTAATGGGCAACCATATACCCACGCTGTTTTCATGTGTTGTCTTGCCCTGGCTTCTGTCGCACCAACAAGTATTTCATCAACAGTGTACTTGCCCCAGTTCAAATCTGTCAAATCTTCATGCTCCAACACCAATTGGCAAGCAGAATGAGTAACTTGATTTAGGTGTTCCCTAGGACCTACAAATGATGTCACGTAAAGCATTGCAAACGCCCTCTGAAACCTGATTTTATCTGTCGGTTCCATTGTTGATTTATGCTCCTTAACCAAAATCTTTAGAAGTTCATCCACTTTTATTGGCACAGATGTTTCGGGAAGTTTCAGAAGCCTCCTTACTGACTTTATATCATCTACTTCAGCAGGCCCTGAGCACACTTGTATTTCATTCGAACCACCTTTCCTGGTTCCAAGTATCCTACACCACACATCTGCATTCAAATCAACAGTTCTCAGACCGACAGTGTCCAATGATAAACATGACTGCTCAGGGATCACACTCATCAGCAGCTGCATTGCCTGCTCTTTATGTTTCTTTGGAAAAGTATCAATCTCAAGAACCCCATAGTGCCCCATGGATCTGACTGCTGCCCTCTTGTCTTCCCCCAACCATCCATTGCAACTTTCAGATTTTTAGGAGTGTAGCAAGTGTTAATTTTCCAGTCTGGAACCACCCCTAGATCTTCATACCTCCTTGTAGGAGAAAGCTCTGCAACTGGGCATATGCTGCTACATCCAGTTTCCCAATCAGACAAGAACCTATGCTTAGGCAACCTACTGATACCAATCCCTCTTTCTGGTGACATCTGCAATAAAGTNNNNNNNNNNNNNNNNNNNNNNNNNNNNNNNNNNNNNNNNNNNNNNNNNNNNNNNNNNNNNNNNNNNNNNNNNNNNNNNNNNNNNNNNNNNNNNNNNNNNNNNNNNNNNNNNNNNNNNNNNNNNNNNNNNNNNNNNNNNNNNNNNNNNNNNNNNNNNNNNNNNNNNNNNNNNNNNNNNNNNNNNNNNNNNNNNNNNNNNNNNNNNNNNNNNNNNNNNNNNNNNNNNNNNNNNNNNNNNNNNNNNNNNNNNNNNNNNAACATCTATGGAAATAAAGTACAACCTAAAAGCAGAAATCTCCCTTCCAAAAAAGTGTGTGCTGGGATGAATCCAGGTGCATATACACCCAGAAACTAAATACTCTAGTACACCATAGTACGTTCAGCTACCATCACCAAATCGAAGACCACCAGTACAGGCAGCACCCACACCATATGAACAAGGATCTAGAAGAAAAACTCAGACCCAGATCCATTAAAGAGGAAACAAAGCTTTGACCAGGACATTTTCGAACCAGCCCACCTGTCCATCCAGGTCAAAGAGCTTTGTAGGGATAGAAAGAACCTAATCCAAATCGAACCAGAGACAGAAAACTGCTTCCAAATGTTTTATCTATTGGATATTACCTCTAGGTCTTGTACTTCAATGCACGGGCCGTCTGTTCTTCAGATTTTGCTCTCTCTCTGGTTCATAGCATATTCCATACAAGACGAGCTAGAAGAGAGGCGACGAGAGCAGAGAGACCCAAATGAATTAACTCTCCCTCATCTACCCCCCAGTAGCCACATTTGTATTAATGTGCACCGGCTTCACATCGCATTTGTCCCAAGTAAAACTCGTTTTTTATTTCCAACATGTCAACTCACCATCAATAGTATGCTCTCTTTCTCTCTGCTACAGGTCTCTTTGCCACTGCCCTATGCGTACGATCACGCATCTTGCCCGGTGCACGGCAATAACTAAAGGTGGAGGATTTACCTCTTCTTAGGGCCTGTTTGAtttcaataagtcacctgacttataagtcaggggacttaaaatcagtgacttataagtcacgtctGTTTGGTTGCCATCTGACTTATAAGTCATCTGAGCACACATTTTCACCTTGTTTTTTTATATAAAGGTGATGAGACCTATGTAAAAGGGGGTgatttataagttttaagttggggtggagcaacttatgacttataaattggggtgacttataagttggatctgtttggcaaaataaatcactcttatttggaaccaaacagggccttctgTTAGTTGGCCAGTGTGAGAGCCGTAGTGAAGGCTCAAACCAGCTCGATGGCAGCATGCGTGCTGTAAATACACGCCTCTCCGCCTCTTACATGTAGGCCTGCTATACAGAACCTCTGTATCATATCTTTATAGATACGCTCAGTTTACTACATGCCGGCCACCGACAGCCATACAAGCCCACTCCATTGCATTCAAATTATTAAAATACACAGCAGGTACTTTTTTCCAAATTTTATCATTAATTCAAACTGATACATAAGATGAAACGACAGCCACTTAACACATCCTACTAATACATTGCATGAAAGTTAAGCAAGTGGCTCAGTCTTAATCTTCTTGCTCCAGATGCTGTCAACCTCATCTTCACTTGCATACCAGCCTCCTTTTGGACTTCCAGAGACTGCATCATCTTCAGTTATACATGGCTCGTAATCAGGTTTGTTAATGACAACCTTGCCGTCAGTATCGACCTCACCCCATCCTTCGTTACAACCAACCTTCAAAAAATACATTATTACAAATTAGttcacatcatatatatatatatatatatatatatatatatatatatatatatataagaatgtaactatttgaatttgaaacgtaatttaattatgaaatgatcgtaagattacctaggatgaagaataacttattctgcattctgggtgatgaatagcaacactacatatatatatatatatatatatatatattgtcttcTGTGCGTACAGTGCGTCTTCGGGGTGCTGTTTGGAGCTGTGGCGCTCGTTGACATCGTCGTCACCCTCGTGTGCTACGGCCCGTGGCCGGCGCTGGGCATGGCCGCCGTGTCGGCAGCAATGGAGTACATCGTTGTGTTGGGCGCCCGCGAGGGGTTCAAGAATGAAGCAGCCATAATGGCACAGGCCGCTCGGCGTAAGTACGTTGCTCCAACGCCGTGCTGCATCTATGCTGCCATGGCAAGAGGGAGGATGGATCGTCTGTGCTCAGCTGTTGGCACATCTGCAGGGCAAGCCCAGAGGTCCAGCAAGCGTACCCGTAAGCTCAACCCATATGTCACCGACACTGACCGGGAGAACTGATGGCCTCAAGTATCACCGATGTTGAGGAAGAAGGCATCAAAGATCGATCGTGCATTTGGCGGCGGCTACTTACTTCCCATCTAAGCTCTACTCTTTTTCCTTCTTGTTGTTTCCTTTTTATCACATTTTTTCTTGTAATTTACTAATTTGCAATCGCAAACCACGTATATCGAGCAATATATCGCAGAGTGTAGAAgtaactaagggcatctccaatattGACTCATAAATCGGACATCATATCTGTTCACGGATCGATAAGGACTAGTCCGCGGAGAGTAATACAGAAGCCGGCCATTTAACCATGCCCAAAACAATTGTGCATTAGTAAAATAACCTTCCGCCAAATCCCAG
This portion of the Triticum dicoccoides isolate Atlit2015 ecotype Zavitan chromosome 7A, WEW_v2.0, whole genome shotgun sequence genome encodes:
- the LOC119333927 gene encoding uncharacterized protein LOC119333927 — encoded protein: MTGEEEIVFQPAKRPCVYVRQRRKKVVFAISSFVLGQCYKEIRHAVANPGSRNMKQSFRGTRPRIWFKHEEPDLLEMTGDEFVDQFTGLCGLNYRGFVVVIRMMWEVELTWMTPAQRNRWRHILLPLWAELVAYDKNYLANSKVKEMFTSEVWGYDLRCCRMIMAPRRDREQYWTLYAIDMSECIVHVLDPRDSCIGEERLLEKHSGICEKLITGLGKCAREFCKGWEVVPEKFTYKCHEELHGPADIDESAFDMVHYFKYFDGKSLVNGRSKEWNKQLKGNVLQMVLGMKGNKGCPPKGVLAPEV